One region of Ananas comosus cultivar F153 linkage group 9, ASM154086v1, whole genome shotgun sequence genomic DNA includes:
- the LOC109715648 gene encoding protein G1-like4 has protein sequence MDIDSPHSDSDNPPTAGAAAAAVGGVGGASSSSSSSAAASPSRYESQKRRDWNTFVQYLANHRPAALTLAQCGGAHVLEFLRYLDQFGKTKVHVGSCPFFGHPNPPAPCPCPLRQAWGSLDALVGRLRAAYEENGGGRPENNPFAARAVRLYLREVRQHQEKARGISYEKKKRKKQPLLPPPPMQRTATDHHPPPPPPPASAAASSSSSP, from the coding sequence atGGACATAGATTCGCCGCACTCGGACAGCGACAACCCCCCGACGgccggtgccgccgccgccgctgtggGCGGTGTTGGCGgtgcgtcgtcgtcgtcgtcgtcgtcggcggcggcgtcgccgtCGCGATACGAGTCGCAGAAGCGGAGGGACTGGAACACGTTCGTGCAGTACCTGGCGAACCACCGGCCGGCGGCGCTGACGCTGGCGCAGTGCGGGGGGGCGCACGTGCTGGAGTTCCTGCGGTACCTGGACCAGTTCGGGAAGACGAAGGTGCACGTGGGGTCGTGCCCCTTCTTCGGGCACCCGAACCCGCCGGCCCCCTGCCCCTGCCCGCTGCGCCAGGCGTGGGGCAGCCTGGACGCGCTCGTCGGCCGCCTCCGCGCCGCCTACGAGGAGAACGGCGGCGGCCGCCCCGAGAACAACCCCTTCGCCGCCCGCGCCGTCCGCCTCTACCTCCGCGAGGTCCGCCAGCACCAGGAGAAGGCCCGCGGCATCAGCTACGAGAAGAAGAAGCGCAAGAAGCAGCCCCTCCTGCCTCCTCCCCCCATGCAACGCACCGCCACCGACCACCatcccccgcccccgccgccccCCGCCTCAGCGGcagcctcttcttcttcttctccttga